Part of the uncultured Cohaesibacter sp. genome is shown below.
GTCCAGCCAATCCGACCAGGCGCATCCAGTCCGGCCTTCATCATGAATTTGCGCAAGGTGGGCACCATATTGGCAAGCGCCAGTCCAGCAGTTCTGGCACCCTGACCAAAGGGCAGGGACGAGATAAGCGACATGTTGAGCATGTGCACACCCGCCGTCCGCGACCAGATATCACCGCGCCGCATGCGATCATATGCAACGAGCACTTCCTCCGACCCAGGATCCTTGATGCCGTCTTCGCGAATGACATCGGCAAGGGTCGAGATATCGCGCAGGGTGAGATTCAGCCCCTGCGCCCCGATCGGTGGAAAGGCATGGGCGCTTTCGGCGATAAGCGCTGCCCGTGGGCCATGGAATTCCTTCGCCATGACGCCAGACAGCGGAAAGATCTGAGGCGTGCTGATGACTTCGAATGCACCATAGATGGAATGAGCACGGCGTTCCAGCTCAAGTGCCAGCGCGGCAGGCTCCATGGCCTTCAGCCGCTCGGCATCATCCGCAGTGACAACGCAGACAAGGCTTGAAGTGAAGCCGTCCCGATAGGGCACCAGCGTGAAGGGCCCGGTTTTGGTGTGAAACTCGGTCGAGATATTGTTGTGCGCCGTGGAGGCGTGATGCAGATTGACCACCAGTGCCGCCTGCGGATAGGACCACTTGCGCATCTCGATGCCAGCAGCCTCCCTGACAATCGACTTGCGACCGTCTGCGGCAATCACAAGCCGCGCGTTCCATTCGGTGCCGTCCGCCATGTCTATGTGGACACGGTCACCGCCAAGTTCGACAGCGCGGGCAAACTGCTGATCCTCGATCAGACGGCTCATCTCCAGCCCGCCAAGCGCCGAATGCAGGCAGGCCACCAGCCTATTGTTGTCAATATTATAGCCAAAGGCTTCAAGACCGATTTCCGAGCTGTCGAATTCGGTGGTCGGAGCCTTGAACAGACGTCCGGTGTCATCGACAAGACGCATGATCCGCAGCGCCTGACCCTCGGCCTTGATGGCATCCCAAAGGCCGAGGCCTTCCAGATAGGGAACCGAACTGCCGAGCAGGGCAGTCGTTCGCCCGTCAGTGCCACCATGGGCCGGGCCGATCAGTACGCAGGAAAAGCCGAGCTTGATCATCTGGATCGCAGCGACATGCCCCGCTGGTCCACTTCCGATCACAGCAACATCGACCTGTCGACTCTGCAACATGACAGCACCCCTTTGATGACGACCAACGGAACGCAGACCATGGCCCGCCATTCCGATTCCGTAACATTTACCCCAGACAACTTCGGGTCATAGCGCGTTCCCGGCGTTAAATCCAGATACTTTCCCGTATCGGTCCAGCCAGCTTTTGCCATTATGACACCATGACTAACTTGCAATCCACAACAACTACGGTTCATATGGCACCGCAAGATCACCCCCGCCAAGATCACCCATGCAATGAGGGCCGCGTCCGGATGAGTTTTCTCGGATCCTTTTTCGATACCAGCAACGCCAGAGAGCTGCAGCAGCAGATGGCCCGCTTCCGCAAGGAACATCCGGACCTCGCCGCAGCCGAAGCCAAGCCGCGCATTGCGCTCTTTCTTGCCATTGCTGTCGCGTCGCTGTTTGCGTGGTTCTATCTGTTTGCCATGGTGGTCGACATGGCCCCGGACATGGACATGCGTTCCCTTGGGCCGGGTATGGCGGCCTTCAACGCCTTCAACAGTTTTGAAGCGCTCGACCCGACAACCCGCGCCTTTATCGCCGCTGTTTGCGCACCATCCGCCGCCATCGGCCATTTCGGCATGCCCGGGCAGGGGGCCTGGGGGCTTCAGGATCTGATAATCGTTTTTGCCATGTGGGTAATGATGGCCATTGCCATGATGCTGCCTACGGCCGCGCCAATTCTCAAGAGCTACGCAGCGGTTCAGGAGACCAAGGGCCGCAAGACCGGCGCCTTCGGCATTCTCATGCTGGCACTGGGCTATCTCAGCGTCTGGGTCGGTTTTGCCCTTTTGGCAACCCTGTTGCAGTGGGGCCTCACGGAAATCCAGACCATGTCCCCGGTCATGGCACCCGCTTCGATGGTCTTTTCCGCCTCGACGCTGCTGCTCGCCGGTATCTATCAGTTCACTGCCGCCAAGCAGGCCTGCCTGCTGCGCTGCCAGCTTCCCTTTCCCTATTTCAGTCGCCGAACCGAAAAGGGCTTTTTCCGGTCTTTCGCCGGATCCTACGTCATGGGACTGGAGCAGGGGCTTTTCTGCACCGGCTGCACATGGGCATTGATGGCGGTGATGTTCGCGGTCGGTGTGATGAATGTCATCTGGATGGCGGTCCTGGGCCTGCTCATGGGCATCGAGAAGGTGGTTCCCAATCCCTGGGTGACCCGCGGCATAGGTATTTTTCTCATAATCTGGGGCCTTCTGGTACTGTCCATATCACCAGCCGGACGCGCCATCTTCGGCATTTGATTTTTGTAGCGGATCGCGGTTGTTTCCGATTGCTTCCCACATCAGGATGGGCTAGGGACTGCGCATGCAAAAACAAACCGCATTCCTCGTTCATCTGCTGACCGCCTCCGGCGCAGCCTTTGCCCTTTTGGCCACACTTGCCGCTTCGAATGGCGACTGGACAGCCCTGTTCTTCTGGCTGCTGGCCGCGCAATTCGTCGACGGCATCGATGGCCCGATCGCGCGCAAGATGCACGTGTCCACGGTTTTGCCCCACTGGAGCGGAAACAGCCTCGATTTCGTCATCGACTATGCAACCTATGTTTTCATTCCGGCTTTTGCCTTCGTCAAGGCAGACCTGATGCCGGAACCCTACGGGCTGGTTGCCGCCGCCATCATCGTCGTAAGCGGCGGGCTCTACTTTGCCAACGATCAGATGAAGGCTCCGTCCAACGCCTTTCGCGGCTTTCCTGCGGTCTGGAACGGAGTGCTGTTCTACTATTTCATTTTCACGCCGGATCCCGTGACGGGCTTCATCGTTCTGGTACTGCTGGCTGCCGGGCAGTTCATTCCCATCGAATTCGTCCATCCGGTACGGGTTAAATCCCTACGCCCGCTGACGCTGACTTTCGTTGCCGTATGGTCGGTCTTTGCCTGCCATGTTGTATTCAACAATATGGTCCCTACATCTATGGATCGCATCGCTCTGGCAATCAGCGGCCTGTATCTGTTTGCCATTGGACCACTGCTCCATTTCCGCAGGATCAGACCGCAAGGCTAGACCGGATCCTGCTCCCGGATCCTGCCGGCGCATGGCGTCGGCACTATAGCAAGAAAGCGGACTGACCATGTTCATCCATCTTCTCGACGCAACCGTTCTGGCCAGTCTGCTGACACTGACTGCCATGGAAATCATTCTTGGCATCGACAATGTGGTGTTCATTTCAGTTCTGGTCAGCAAACTGCCTACCCATATGGCCCAGAAGGCCCGCGCCATTGGCATCCTGCTCGCCCTGATCTTCCGCATCGGGCTGTTATTTGCTCTTTCCTGGCTCATCGGCTTGACCGATCCGGTCCTGTCGCTGTTCGATCGGGCCTTTTCCTGGCGTGACATCATCATGATTGCGGGCGGCGTGTTCCTCATCTACAAGGCGCTGACGGAAATCCATCTCGAACTTGAGTTCAGTCACGAGGAGGAAACGCGAATCCGCACCGGCCGGACGGAATATGTCTTCGGGGCAGCCATCCTGCAGATCATTGTCATCGACCTCGTGTTCTCCATAGACTCCATAGTGACGGCCATCGGCATGGCCCAGCATATCGAGATCATGATCGCCGCGATGGTCATTGCCATGGTCATCATGTATGCGGCATCCGGCCCCATCGCCCGGTTCATCGACAAGCACCAGACCACCAAGATGCTGGCCCTCAGCTTCCTGATGCTGATCGGCTTTGCCCTCATCGGTGATGGCGTCAGCCTGCACATCCCGCGCGGCTACATCTACGCCATGATGGGCTTTGCCGTATTGGTCGAGTTTCTCAATATCATTGCGCTGGATGCCCGCAGACGTAAAAGACTGGCGCAAATTGACGAGAGCAGGGGCGAGGCATCGTGATGCCGGTATAAAAGCTAGGCGAAGCGACGCTGAGACCATGGCCGGGTGGCCAACGCGGCCCATTTGCGCGCTGACCTCAAAAGTCCAAGGTGCCAATCCCCACAATCTGAACAGGTCCCGACAGTTGGCCTCCTCTCGCGCTTGTTTCATCCTCCTTTATATGTCAATGTCATAGCAAGAAAACATCAACTCAGGGAGCAGCACTCTGGACCGCGCTCGTCTTCTCTATTCCCCGGCTATGCGTTATTTTGCAGCGGTTGCCGAACATGGTGCAATCCGCGCGGCAAGCCGTGAACTCAATGTTGCCTCCTCAGCCGTCAATCGACAGATCCTCTGGCTCGAAGACAGCCTTGGTGTACCCCTGTTTGAACGGGTCGGTCGTCGTTTGCAGCTTTCACCTGCTGGTGAGATCCTGCTGCGCCACGTAAGGCATGTCCTACGTGATTTCGAACAGACCGCCTCCGAGCTCGACGCCCTGCGTGGCCTCAAGCGCGGGATCGTCCGGATTGCCAGCGTCGAGAGCGTAGCGACCGAACTGTTGTCTGATCTGGCCGCTTCCTTCGGCAAGACCTATCCCGACATTCAGTTGCGGATCACCGTGACCCATTCGGACAACATCGCCCGGCAGATCATCGATTCTGACGCCGACATCGGCTTCTGCTTTGATCCCCCCGATGAGGATCTGCTGACGATCAATTATTCCCACGCTTTCGAGATCGGGGCCGTTGTCAACAAGAGCCATCCTCTTGCCCAGAAGACCGCCTGCAGCTTTGAGGACTGCCTTGATTTTCCAATCATCCTGCCGTCCCGCGGCCTGTCGCTGAGGACAGCTCTGGACCGTCTGCTCGCCAAGACCGAGAAAGAACCCTCGATCTTTGCCGAGGTCAGCACCCTGCAGATGATGCGCCGTCTAGCTGCCCGAGATCTTGGCGTCTGCTTCCAGACACGCATTGGTCTCAATGACTCGCTGGACCATGCTGAGCTGCGCTTCGTACCACTGACGGACGAGCAGTTGCACTACAACACCCTGTCTATTCTGACCCATCAGCAACGCAAGCTGAAGCTGGCTCCAGCCATGTTCCTGACCCATGCCCAGCAGTTCTTCAGCAAGCGATTTTCCTGAATCATCCAGATCTGCACCAAACACATTTTGGGAACGATCAAACGGTCACTGATGACATTTTGTGCACATTGATTTGACCTGATTAAATTCCGTTCAAAAAATAAGGTAAAAGGTCAAAATTTTTGCGCCGAAAATAATTTTGCGTATGGATTGTCTCGGGAATGTCACTTAAACAGTGGGGGAACCCAAGCTGAGATGCAATTGGCGCGTTAGCGCACCTACACTGATTGCTGGAGAAGCATTCAGTGTTTTGCATTTCTGGAAATGATGAAAACCGTTTGATCCAAGCTCCGTAAACAGGTTGAGATGACATCAGCTCCCTTACTTGAAGCCGAAGGCATAACCAAACGTTTCGGCACTCTTTTGGCAAATGATGCCGTGGATCTGGTCGTACAGCCGGGTGAAATCCACGCACTTCTGGGCGAGAACGGAGCTGGCAAATCGACCCTTGTGAAGATCCTTTATGGATCGCTCGAACCGACCGCCGGTCAGATCAACTGGAAAGGCAAAGAGGTTCGCCTGAAAGACCCCGCCGAGGCTCGAAAGC
Proteins encoded:
- a CDS encoding TerC family protein, giving the protein MFIHLLDATVLASLLTLTAMEIILGIDNVVFISVLVSKLPTHMAQKARAIGILLALIFRIGLLFALSWLIGLTDPVLSLFDRAFSWRDIIMIAGGVFLIYKALTEIHLELEFSHEEETRIRTGRTEYVFGAAILQIIVIDLVFSIDSIVTAIGMAQHIEIMIAAMVIAMVIMYAASGPIARFIDKHQTTKMLALSFLMLIGFALIGDGVSLHIPRGYIYAMMGFAVLVEFLNIIALDARRRKRLAQIDESRGEAS
- a CDS encoding DUF2182 domain-containing protein; amino-acid sequence: MSFLGSFFDTSNARELQQQMARFRKEHPDLAAAEAKPRIALFLAIAVASLFAWFYLFAMVVDMAPDMDMRSLGPGMAAFNAFNSFEALDPTTRAFIAAVCAPSAAIGHFGMPGQGAWGLQDLIIVFAMWVMMAIAMMLPTAAPILKSYAAVQETKGRKTGAFGILMLALGYLSVWVGFALLATLLQWGLTEIQTMSPVMAPASMVFSASTLLLAGIYQFTAAKQACLLRCQLPFPYFSRRTEKGFFRSFAGSYVMGLEQGLFCTGCTWALMAVMFAVGVMNVIWMAVLGLLMGIEKVVPNPWVTRGIGIFLIIWGLLVLSISPAGRAIFGI
- a CDS encoding LysR family transcriptional regulator; translation: MRYFAAVAEHGAIRAASRELNVASSAVNRQILWLEDSLGVPLFERVGRRLQLSPAGEILLRHVRHVLRDFEQTASELDALRGLKRGIVRIASVESVATELLSDLAASFGKTYPDIQLRITVTHSDNIARQIIDSDADIGFCFDPPDEDLLTINYSHAFEIGAVVNKSHPLAQKTACSFEDCLDFPIILPSRGLSLRTALDRLLAKTEKEPSIFAEVSTLQMMRRLAARDLGVCFQTRIGLNDSLDHAELRFVPLTDEQLHYNTLSILTHQQRKLKLAPAMFLTHAQQFFSKRFS
- a CDS encoding CDP-alcohol phosphatidyltransferase family protein: MQKQTAFLVHLLTASGAAFALLATLAASNGDWTALFFWLLAAQFVDGIDGPIARKMHVSTVLPHWSGNSLDFVIDYATYVFIPAFAFVKADLMPEPYGLVAAAIIVVSGGLYFANDQMKAPSNAFRGFPAVWNGVLFYYFIFTPDPVTGFIVLVLLAAGQFIPIEFVHPVRVKSLRPLTLTFVAVWSVFACHVVFNNMVPTSMDRIALAISGLYLFAIGPLLHFRRIRPQG
- a CDS encoding FAD-dependent monooxygenase, translated to MLQSRQVDVAVIGSGPAGHVAAIQMIKLGFSCVLIGPAHGGTDGRTTALLGSSVPYLEGLGLWDAIKAEGQALRIMRLVDDTGRLFKAPTTEFDSSEIGLEAFGYNIDNNRLVACLHSALGGLEMSRLIEDQQFARAVELGGDRVHIDMADGTEWNARLVIAADGRKSIVREAAGIEMRKWSYPQAALVVNLHHASTAHNNISTEFHTKTGPFTLVPYRDGFTSSLVCVVTADDAERLKAMEPAALALELERRAHSIYGAFEVISTPQIFPLSGVMAKEFHGPRAALIAESAHAFPPIGAQGLNLTLRDISTLADVIREDGIKDPGSEEVLVAYDRMRRGDIWSRTAGVHMLNMSLISSLPFGQGARTAGLALANMVPTLRKFMMKAGLDAPGRIGWTSAAMKKHQSKL